Below is a window of Prionailurus viverrinus isolate Anna chromosome A1, UM_Priviv_1.0, whole genome shotgun sequence DNA.
TTATCCTCTACTCTTGATGTTTACATTCTTGTCCTGCCTTTAGCAAGAATCCTATTGAGACAGGTTTGCAAGAATCCCCCAACTTTGCTGTCTCCTTTTGGTAATTTTCCATCCATGATCCCCTTACTCTACTTGTTGCTGTAAATCTGCAGCTGTCTTTGCTGTATTGGGAATGGAGTTCAATTTTACTGAAGCCTCTCTCCCCTATTGCAGTAgtactgaataaaatatttctttactaCTTTTAACTAGTGTCTTTATTTAACtaactttatttcctttgagagcAGCCCCAACTACtgcaaaatgttgaaaaatatgaaagtctTCAAATTCATTTATCCAAGCTAAGTAAGGTAATGCAGATAGTaccaaactaaataaaaaatatgtcatTACAGTATGACAAATACCTTGAACCAACAGTTTATCCACCACTACAGGGCATTCTTACATTAGCAACTACATGAACATATTCATCATACTTGCTCTGGTATAGAAATGGTCCTTGATAAAACTCAAAACATAAAGCGTGCAATTTCCAAACAAGTAGGCAGAGGGTAAGgaacagggaagagggaagacaaaataaatgacatgacatgacatgacatgacatgacatgacatgacatgacatgaacTACATCCACAAAAAAAACTAACAACCCAGAAACAAAAATTTAGACCAAATGTACATAAGGAGATGGTAGCAATAAACCTAGGTCTATCAGTAACTACTAGATATGCAGATGGAATgaactttcaaattaaaaatactgtaagactagatttttaaaaatatagatatctGCTAAAACAAGGATACACACATCTTCTAAgtagaaagatggaaaaagatacacctggcaaataattaaacaaagaaaattcatGTGGCTACATTTGGTTAAATGCAAAATAACACGTTAAGAAAAAACACTACTAGAAGTAGGAAAAGTAATTACATAacaataaaaagttaattcaccaagaaaatattaataaactcatGTATTTAACGATgtagcttcaaaatatataaagcaaaaattgacaagAGAATTGACAAATCCATTACAgagatatttttaacttattattatCAGTAACTGATAGAAAAGCTGATCCCCAACTCCCCCCCAAAAAGTCACCAAGTATATAGAATTTCTGAacagaaaaattaatgtttgatTTAATTTAGAGACATATAGAAattccaaaattaatgaaaacacatttttaacacttttatttttaaaaattacctcaTGCTAGGCTATAAAGTAGTCTCGAACATTTCAAAGAACTGGTATCAGAAAAACCACATAATTTCATAACAATGCcaattagacattttttttaaaagatcagaaacttctttaaaaatttaggtAAAGGGACTATTTAGAGACTGGGCCAGTCACGCTAACAGATTCTTTCCTTTACCACACTCTCATCAGACTCTTctgagcttttttaaaaactgccccCTTGTTGCAGCAAGTACATACATGCCTCCTTAATACTTGGACCTGAGGCTGCCTTTCCCTTCTCAAATTGTCATCCCTATTTCCTTAACTCAGGGGGACCCCTGCTTTCTGCCTGGATCCCTTCCTCACTGCATCCTGGAAGCTCCAGAAGTTCTGAGCTGGGACAGCCAGGATGGTTCCTGCCTCCAGACAGCGCCCTGCACTCCTGTCGTTATGCTTCATTGTAGTTCATCGGGCTTTTTACTCATTTGATGCTGGAAGGAAGTATGGATCTTGTGACTTCATTACAGACAGAAGGGGAAGCTCAAGATTCTTTATTACCTTAAAATGACATATTACTAGCTTAGTTCTTAAAACATTAGATTATTATTTTCAATACCGTGATCTCCCATATTTTAACAAATTCACGGGTAAGACATTAATGGATTACCTaatgttaaaatatcttttaatttttttgattagGTGACTCAACTGAATTATtaagaatctttctttttaacttgtgTATAGTTGACaaatgttacattagtctcaggtgtacaacatagtgattaagtttatacattatgctatgttcaccacacgtgtagctaccatctgtcacaatACCATGCTATTACCTTATCATTGAGTATATTCCATATgctgtactttaaaatttttaatgtttatttgagagagagagagacagtgcatgagcaggggaggggcagagagagacagaatctaaagcaggctccaggctttgagctgtcagcacagagccggatgtggggcttgaacccatgaactttgagatcatgacctgagccgaagttggatgctcaactgactgagccacccacgtgccccctaTGCTTTAccttttattcttgtgacttattcattccataaatggaagcctgtacctcccactctccctcaccCATTTtacctgtgccccccccccatagtttgtcctctatattataggtatgattctgctttttgtgtgcttattcatttgtttttggttttgtttctttagattccacataaaaatgaaatcatatggcatttgtatttctcagtctgacttaaggaacccttatacactgttggtgggaatgttggcatagccactgtggaaaacaatatggatttTCCTCAAAAGTTAGAAATACTATATGGTCCAATATTTCCACTACTGCATATTGACCctaagaacacaaaaacactaatttgaaagatatatgcacccctatggtttttttttttttaagtttattctgagagagagagagaaagcacaagtgggggtagggatagagagagaatcccaagcaggctcggagctgtcagcttagagcgAGATGTGGGGCTCAGgaccacaaaccacgagatcatgacctgagctgaatgagtttaactgactgagccacccaggtgcccctgcacccctatgtttattgcagcattatttacaatagccaagatatggaaaccacctaagtgtccaccattgatagatgaatagataagaaagatgtggcatatatacacaatggattatACTCATTCATAAAGAGGATGATAACtgctgccatttgtgacaacatggatgggtattatgctaatgaaatattaaaaattttaaggcaacAAAGGAAGACAAACTGAGGGACAAGAGCAGCCTTTTGATCACAACAATCtaacatccattttctttttttctatatttctcacCCCAGGCTTAGGACCTTTCTTAGCCCTAAGTTCCTGTCCTGGCCCACAGGGCAGCTCCATGGATAACAGGCCTGTGACTCTGTGTACCTGGAACTCTGACTTTACCCACAGAATCCTGGTCAGTAGCCTGGTAAATGAGGCTCCTTACAAGGACAGATATCACATTTCCTGAAGCAAAGGAAGAGCCCTTCCAGGCCAGGAATTCTTTAGTTAAAATCCTTTCGTTCTGtcagttttcagattttttcattcattactgAACCTGAATAATATCCAGACACACAGATACTTCCTGACAGGTTTTTGAATACAGGGATCAGACGTTACTTCTACCAGTGATGCTGGTTCCTGACCTTTCCATTTAAAGATTTATCATCTCCCACCGGCAAACATAAAGGCGCCCTGAGTGAGAGAGATCAGTACTTCAAAGAGAGGGAGCCACATATGCAAATGTACAGGTGGGTGATAGCATGGCACATTTGTAAAACATCTATCAAATAATGAGAATGACAGAGGTTGAAGCTTGAGAAGAAGGCAGAGGCCAATTAAGACCAAAGGTCTTAATTGCTATTCTAAAGGAATTTGAATTTGATTCTGAAATTATAGAACCAATTAAAGATTATATGTAAGGGAAATTGCTCTGACGATAATGTGTGGAGAATGAGTTTAGGAGGTCAAAGATAACTGAACAGACTGAAGCTTAgaagttaagcacctgactcttgatttcagctcaggtcataatctcaccgtttgtgagatcaaaccccagatcaggctctgcactgacagcgcagagcctgcttgggattctctctccctctctctctgtccctgccctgctctcaaGCATGTGCtgtctcaaataatttttttttttttaagggagtaCTTATTTCACTCTCTGGAGAATTGCTATTCTTTCAAAACTGGGCTCAGGCATCACTGTCATATAGGTCATGTATATGGTCAAGGTCCCTTGGTTAGGCtctgttccttctttctgaaTCCTGTTTAAATCTCTATAAGATGTTCTGTAACACAGTATCATTGTAACCTCtatttctctgtgaaaaatacttcAATACGTTATgataatttgcttatttattcactATTCCCTTCAACCCCATCCTCTCAATTCATGACTTCTTGAAGATAGGgactgtttctcttttctgtataATTACCAGCGCCCGGGATAGTGCTTGGCTCAAACCTGGGATTAAGCAAACCATTTCTAAGGCttagaattatttcctttatttgcctttgcagtcttttttttttttttaatttgaaaagatcaagTAGGGAAAACATGCTTTTATTTCATGAGATTGATTCATTTTCAAGATGTTGCCACAGTGACATGTTCTTTAAATTACTTCTTAGGATTTCTTTTGCagccaactaaaaaaaaatattaatagcttTAACTCTGAAGCTATTAACCTGGAAGttaaaaaactacattttttCTACTTAAATTAACATGCTGTTCAGAACACAGCAAGTACAGTTAAATAATACATGACTTCAAGGCGACTAAGAAGGAATTCTgagaacaaaattagaaattgttttaggggcacctggttggctcagtctcacaatttgtgggtttgagccccgcgttgggctctgtgctgacagctcagagcctggagcctgcttcagattctgtcttcctctctctttgcccatctccCGCTCATGACCTGtatgtctctccaaaataaataaatgttaaaaaatttttttaaaaagaaattgttttaaaaattttgggaGACTCTTAGATGTAGTTTGGAAATAACTAGAAGAATAAAGGAGCAAgagaacagggttttttttttttttttcctttctcttttttaatgaaaaccatGCAGAACGTTTGACAACAGTTTTGCAAAAGGCAAATTCCAGAGACTGAGGTAGTTTGCAGTTTGTTTTTTACCTATTATTTGGTCtacatgtgcatatattttaAGATCAATTATCTTTTGCTACTGGCTCATACAGTGGATGTCTTTGAGAAACCCAGAATTCCTACCCCcagatttttctcatgtttacCTATCACATATAGTGTATAATGCTctataaagagatagaaaaatccCCATCTTTTATCTTACAAGTGGTTAAAATCAGTATTTGCAACTGTGATTTACTTGTCTTGGGATATTTTCAAAAGTGACAGAAAGGTACAAAAGTTTTCCATATACTCATTACATACTCAAAGCTTTTTATCCTTAGAATTTAATAtctgatgaaaacaaaattaaaatagatatgtTTTCTCATGttcattacatttattaaatcaaTCTCAAATATGTATCCTGTGATGAGCTTTGGTTTAAGGCTTGCACACATGCAAATCTACTTTCAAGGAATCTTCTTCAATGTGGATTTTGTAATGATTAGTAAGGGATGACCTCTGGCTGAAAAGTTTCCCACATGtattacattcatagggtttctctccagtatgaattctttgATGGGCAATAAGTGATGAGCTCTGTCTGAAAGTTTTCCCACATGTGTTACACTCAAAGGGTTTTTCTCCTGTATGAATCCTCTGATGTTGAATAAGAGCTGCACTTTGGCCAAAAGATATCCCACATTCCAGACATCGatatggtttctctcctgtgtgaattcTCTGGTGGTTACTAAGGGATGAGTTACACCTGAATGTTTTCCCACACTCGTTGCATTTATAGGGTCTTTCTCCAGTGTGCATTCTCTGATGTTGAATGAGGGCTGAACTCTgcctgaaggctttcccacacacTTTACATTTACacggtttctctccagtgtgaattcttTCATGGATGATCAGCGTCGAGTGGGAACTTAAGGCTTTACCACATTCATTACAATTGTAcagtttctcaccagtatgaataATTCGGTGTCTGTTCAGTCGGGAAATCGAAGTAAAACCTTTTCCACATTCATTGCATCGATAGggcttttctccagtgtgaattcttTCATGCTGAATAAGAGATGCGCTCTGACTGAAGGCTCTCCCACATTCACTACACTTaaaaggtttctctcctgtgtgaatcCTCTGATGATAACGAAGGGATGAACTAGACTTGAAGGTGTTGCCACATTCATTGCATAAATAGGACTTCTTTCTGAGGTGAATTCTCTGACATCCAGGAAGGCCGGTTGCCTTCCTACCCGGATTATATTTATGGGGATTTTCTCGAGCGTGGATTTTTTGATGTATAAAAAGGCCAGATCTCCTGCTGAAGGATTTACCACATTCTTTACATCTATAGGATTTTTCCACAGTATGGATTCTAAGGTGTTTACAAAGGGACGCACTATGgctgaaagctttcccacattctttacagatatagggtttctctccagtatgagttcTTTGATGTTGAATGAGAGCTGAACTTTGGCTAAAGGCTTTCAAacattctttacatttaaataatttctctccGGTGTGGTTTTTCTGATGTTTACGAAGGGATGAATTGTGAATGAAGGctttttcacatatattacatttatagCGTTTCTCTGCTATCTTGATTTTTGGTTGGTTAAGTAAATTTGAATTCTGCTTGAagctatttctttgtgtttcataTTTTGAGGGTGTTTTTTCTCTAGCGACCCTCTGTTGCTTCACAAAGACTGATCTCAGGCTGAAATTTTGGCCAAAGTCAGTATTTTTATGGCTTCTTTCTACAGTGAGGAGTTTTGTATGGGTGATTGAAATTATTTGTAAACtttcatttttgtccttttgtttctttaatctgTCTTCATATACACAGGATTTTTCTGATATGAAATTCCAGGGTTCATCCCTTTTGAGTCTTTTCCTTATTAGCTCCTGAAATAATGAATCTTGAGTTTGAGTTGACTTTGTAGTTTTAGGACTGCTCTTatatcctggaaaaaaaaaaatgcttatgatTCACATGACTGGCTGAAACTTAATGTGtacaaagaataaatgttaatgaTACCTAAATAAGGGCTTGCTTTCTGGCTTcctagcaagagaaaaaaataaataataatggatGATGGCAAAGGACAAGGGTgactaaaaaaatcaaagaagcatATTTAAGGAAGCtgagagttggggcacctgggtggctcagttgcttaagcatccaaattcggctcaggtcatgatctcatggttcgtgggttcaagccccgtgtcgggctctgtgctgacagctcagagcctggagcctgcttcagattctgtgtctccctctctctctgccccttccatgctcatgctctgtctctctctatctctctcaaaaataaatgaacattataaaaaattaaaaaaaaaaaaaaagtaaggtgaGAGT
It encodes the following:
- the ZNF354B gene encoding zinc finger protein 354B, which gives rise to MAIGQREARPRVSLTFEDVAVLFTREEWRKLGPSQRNLYQDVMLENYSNLVSLGLLFSKPKVISLLQQGEDPWKVEKESPGGPSLGYKSSPKTTKSTQTQDSLFQELIRKRLKRDEPWNFISEKSCVYEDRLKKQKDKNESLQIISITHTKLLTVERSHKNTDFGQNFSLRSVFVKQQRVAREKTPSKYETQRNSFKQNSNLLNQPKIKIAEKRYKCNICEKAFIHNSSLRKHQKNHTGEKLFKCKECLKAFSQSSALIQHQRTHTGEKPYICKECGKAFSHSASLCKHLRIHTVEKSYRCKECGKSFSRRSGLFIHQKIHARENPHKYNPGRKATGLPGCQRIHLRKKSYLCNECGNTFKSSSSLRYHQRIHTGEKPFKCSECGRAFSQSASLIQHERIHTGEKPYRCNECGKGFTSISRLNRHRIIHTGEKLYNCNECGKALSSHSTLIIHERIHTGEKPCKCKVCGKAFRQSSALIQHQRMHTGERPYKCNECGKTFRCNSSLSNHQRIHTGEKPYRCLECGISFGQSAALIQHQRIHTGEKPFECNTCGKTFRQSSSLIAHQRIHTGEKPYECNTCGKLFSQRSSLTNHYKIHIEEDSLKVDLHVCKP